The following proteins are encoded in a genomic region of Desulfatirhabdium butyrativorans DSM 18734:
- a CDS encoding glycosyltransferase family 4 protein, whose product MMRILVNAIPLTGLLTGISRYVRQLYQEIETFPDVEVFYFDGKRVHSRMPDQAAPEKWIRDTATIWKLPAPIVFTIRSLFWLKYEWMLRRVCRGGRFDLYHETGFLPAALEEIPTVYTMHDLSLSRYRHTHPLERVWFNDVFFPRRIRYAAHLLTVSQFVRSEIIEALHLPATRITAIHHAPAPLFQPRSVEAIRMARERFGICGDYLLFVGSLEPRKNLHLLIQALRNSSIRPMLVLAGWEGWGDKGWLESVAGTELEKRIVLTGYVDDETLACLYSGASAFVYPSLYEGFGLPILEAMACGCPVICSNVASMPEAAGDAALLIDPVDAGGLIEAIERVLTDEVLRARMIESGFAHAKAFSWRNTAEATRDVFQRIIAEFRFSHAHLRI is encoded by the coding sequence ATGATGCGGATTCTTGTAAATGCTATCCCCCTGACAGGGCTTCTAACCGGCATTTCCCGATACGTCCGGCAACTCTATCAGGAAATCGAAACTTTTCCGGATGTCGAGGTCTTCTACTTCGACGGGAAACGGGTCCACAGCCGGATGCCGGATCAGGCGGCACCGGAGAAGTGGATCCGGGACACCGCCACGATCTGGAAGCTGCCAGCCCCTATTGTTTTTACGATCCGTTCTCTTTTCTGGCTGAAATACGAATGGATGCTGCGCCGCGTGTGCCGCGGCGGTCGGTTCGATCTGTATCACGAAACGGGCTTTCTCCCTGCGGCGCTCGAAGAAATCCCGACGGTCTACACGATGCACGATCTGTCCCTGAGCAGGTATCGGCACACCCATCCACTCGAGCGCGTCTGGTTCAACGACGTGTTCTTCCCGCGCCGGATTCGGTATGCCGCTCATCTGCTGACCGTATCCCAGTTCGTTCGCAGCGAAATCATTGAAGCGCTGCACCTTCCCGCAACCCGGATCACGGCGATCCACCACGCGCCTGCCCCCCTTTTCCAACCCCGGTCTGTCGAAGCCATACGGATGGCTCGGGAGCGGTTCGGCATTTGCGGAGACTATCTCCTGTTTGTCGGATCCCTTGAGCCTCGAAAGAATCTGCATCTGCTGATTCAGGCCCTGCGGAACTCCTCCATCCGACCCATGCTGGTGCTGGCGGGCTGGGAAGGCTGGGGGGACAAGGGCTGGTTGGAATCCGTTGCCGGGACCGAGCTGGAAAAACGCATCGTCCTCACCGGCTATGTGGATGATGAAACCTTGGCCTGCCTCTACAGCGGCGCTTCGGCATTTGTCTATCCCAGCCTGTATGAGGGCTTTGGCCTGCCCATTCTGGAGGCCATGGCCTGTGGGTGTCCCGTGATCTGTTCCAATGTGGCCAGCATGCCCGAGGCTGCCGGAGATGCTGCCCTGCTGATCGATCCTGTGGATGCGGGTGGGCTGATCGAGGCCATCGAACGGGTCTTGACGGATGAGGTATTGCGGGCTCGGATGATTGAAAGCGGCTTTGCGCATGCCAAGGCATTCTCGTGGCGAAATACCGCCGAAGCTACCAGAGATGTGTTTCAACGGATCATTGCTGAATTTCGGTTTTCACACGCCCACTTGAGGATATGA
- a CDS encoding ABC transporter permease, which yields MRSSVKREFQTRWTGTQFGPFWIVVQPLATIVIFTVVFANIMRPSLPNHTSRFAYSIYLCSGVLSWNLFAEMLGRTVNIFVDNANLLKKVHFPKLCLPIIVVVSNVINFAIITTLFLLFTLSIGSFPGWVILAALPVLAIQLALTVGLGVLLATINVFYRDINQTVQVVLQFWFWLTPIVYAPTTLPEPVLKILNWNPMWLFVRAYQGIYLEKTLPDWKTLIYPGVLAIFFVWLGIFAFHKLQGEIVDEL from the coding sequence ATGCGCAGTTCGGTTAAACGGGAATTCCAGACCCGATGGACCGGCACCCAGTTCGGCCCTTTCTGGATTGTGGTCCAACCGTTGGCAACTATTGTCATCTTTACGGTCGTTTTTGCCAACATCATGCGTCCCAGCCTGCCCAATCACACGTCCAGATTTGCCTATTCCATCTATCTGTGCTCGGGGGTTCTGTCATGGAATCTTTTTGCGGAAATGCTCGGCAGAACGGTTAATATTTTCGTGGACAACGCGAATCTTCTGAAAAAAGTTCATTTCCCCAAGCTGTGTCTGCCCATCATTGTCGTGGTGTCCAATGTGATTAATTTTGCCATTATTACAACGCTATTTCTGCTGTTCACGCTGAGCATCGGGTCTTTTCCCGGCTGGGTGATACTGGCGGCGCTGCCGGTTCTGGCGATTCAGCTTGCGCTTACGGTGGGGTTGGGGGTGCTGCTGGCCACCATCAATGTATTTTACCGCGACATCAATCAGACCGTTCAGGTGGTGCTGCAATTCTGGTTCTGGTTGACGCCCATTGTATATGCGCCCACGACACTGCCCGAACCTGTTTTGAAGATATTGAACTGGAACCCGATGTGGTTGTTTGTCCGCGCCTATCAAGGTATTTATCTGGAAAAAACGCTGCCGGATTGGAAGACGCTGATTTATCCGGGCGTTTTAGCAATTTTTTTCGTCTGGCTGGGCATTTTTGCATTTCATAAGCTTCAGGGAGAGATTGTGGATGAGCTGTAG